The genomic region GTTCGAACCGCCGATCTCGGCCTTGTAAAGGCCGCGTCATGACCAACTAGACCACGAACCCTCGAACGGGTGAAATCGCCGCGGGCGAATAACGGTTTCCCTCTCGACCGGAAACGCTTACCCCCGACCGCGCCCAGACACGGACATGGCCTCCCGCCGGCTGCCGCTCGCGCTCGCGGTGGTCCTCGTCGGCGCGCTCGTCCTCACGCTCGCGTACCAACTGGGCGCGCTCGCGGTCGTCACCGGCAGCGAGGAGACGGCGACGGTGACGATCACCGACCGGGAGGGCGGGACGCTCGCGACCGTCGAGGCGGAGGTCGCCGACACCCCGCCGGAACGCTACACCGGCCTCTCGGATCACGACTCGCTGGGATCCGACGAGGGGATGTTGTTCGTCTTCGAGCGCGAGAGCACCCAGAGCTTCGTCATGCGCGACATGGCGTTCCCGATCGACATGATCTTCGTCGGCGAGGACGGGACGGTCACGGAGATCCACGAGGCACCCGTCGAGGAGGGCTCGGACACGAGGAGCTATCGCGGCGAGGCGAAGTGGGTCCTCGAAGTCGACTACGGCTACGCCGCCGAGAACGGGATCACCGAGGGCGACCGGGTGGAGATCGAGTACTGACGGTTTCGGTTCGTAACAACCCTTTTTAACGTCGGTCCCCGAAGAGCGGTAATGGCCGTCCACGACGCAGAGGACGACCCGTTCGCGGAACAACGGGCGACGGTGGACGACTCGATCCGTCGGCTCTTTCGGGAGTACGGCCTCGACAACGCCTTCGAGTACGCCGTCGGGATCCTCGCGAGCCTCCTCGCCCGACTGCTCGACCTGATCCCACCGCTGATGCTCGGGCTGGCGATCGACTCGATCTTCCTCCAGGAGCAGGCCTTTAGCCTCCGGTTCGTCCCCGACGCGTGGCTCCCGACCACCCAGGAGGGACAGTTCGCCCTGACCGTCGGGATCATCGCGGGGTCGTTCCTCCTCGGTGCCGTCTTCCACTGGCTTCGCAACTGGGGGTGGAACGCCGCCGCCCAGAACGTCACCCACGAGATCCGGGTCGACACCTACGACAAGATGCAGCGCCTCGGCATGGAGTTCTTCTCCGATAAGCAGACCGGCGAACTCATGAGCATCCTCTCGAACGACGTCAACCAGCTCGAGCGCTTCCTCAACGACGGGCTGAACTCCGCCTCCCGATTGCTCGTCATGGTCGTCGCGATCGCGGCCATCCTCTTCACGCTCAACCCCCAACTCGCGCTGGTCGCGCTCGTGCCCGTCCCGCTGATCGCCGCGTTCACCTACGCCTTCGTCACGATCATCCGCCCGAAGTACGCGAAGATGCGCGCGACGGTCGGCGCGCTCAACTCCCGTCTCGAGAACAACCTCGGCGGGATTCAGGTCATCAAATCGAGCAACACCGAGCGCTACGAGGACGACCGTGTCGACGACGCCTCGATGGAGTACTACGACGCCAACTGGGACGCCATCTGGACGCGGATCAAGTTCTTCCCCACCCTGCAGGCGATCTCGGGCATCGGGTTCGTCCTCACCTTCCTCGTCGGGGGCTACTGGATCTTCGCGGGCGCGCCCGGCCCGCTCTCGGGCACGCTCTCGGTGGGCGACTTCGTCGTCTTCATCACGCTGACCCAGCAGCTCATCTGGCCGATGGCTCAGTTCGGACAGATCATCAATATGTACCAGCGCGCCGACGCCTCGAGCGCCCGGATCTTCGGGCTGATGGACGAACCCGGCGTGCTCGCCGAGGACGCCGACACCGACCTCGTCGTCGAGGAGGGGCGCGTCGAGTACGACGGCGTGACCTTCGGCTACGACGAGGAACCCATCGTCGAGGGGATCGACTTCACCGTCGAACCCGGCGAGACCGCCGCGCTGGTCGGTCCCACCGGGGCAGGGAAATCCACGGTTCTGAAACTCCTGCTCCGGATGTACGACGTCGACGAGGGGACCATCCGGATCGACGGCCAGGACGTCCGCGAGGTCTCGCTCAGGAGCCTGCGCCAGTCGATCGGCTACGTGAGCCAGGACACGTTCCTCTTCTACGGCACGGTGCGGGAGAACATCGCCTACGGGACGTTCACCGCCGACGACGAGGCGATCGTCGAGGCGGCGAAGGCCGCCGAGGCACACGAGTTCATCGCCGACCTGCCCGAGGGCTACGACACGATGGTCGGCGAGCGCGGGGTCAAACTCTCGGGGGGCCAGCGCCAGCGGATCTCGATCGCGCGGGCGATCCTCAAGGACCCCGCGATCCTCGTCCTCGACGAGGCGACCAGCGACGTCGACACCGAGACCGAGATGCTGATCCAGCGCAGTCTCGACGAGTTGACCGAGGACCGCACGACGTTCGCGATCGCCCACCGGCTCTCGACGATCAAGGACGCCGAGGGGATCGTCGTCCTCGAGGACGGCCGGATCGTCGAGCGCGGCACCCACGACGAACTCCTCGAGAACGGCGGTCTGTACGCCCACCTCTGGGGCGTTCAAGCGGGCGAGATCGACGAACTCCCGCAGGAGTTCATCGAACGGGCGGCGAAACGCCAGGCCCGAACCGAGGCGGGCGACGACTAGAACGACTCCTGTCCGTCGCGCTCCTCGTCCATTCCCTCGGATTCGGCCGAGCCGCCCCGGTCGCTGTAGCCCTCGCGGCCGACCGCGTCGTCGCCGACCATGTTCATGATCATCGTCTCCAAGTCCTCCTCGCTCTCGTAGGTCTGTTCCTCGTCCTGTACGGGTTCGAGGACCTCCGACAGGGTCGTCGGCTCGCCCGAGAGTTCGAGTTCGGCGTCGCCGTACTGCTCGAGGAGTTCGTCGTTGTCGATCGGGTAGTCGATCTCCTCCATGGTTTCCTCGAATTCGCCGAACTCGACGCCCTGCTCTCTGGAATCGTCGTCGCTCATAGCACTCGAACGTCGATGCCCGCACACAAAACGGTTCCTCCTGCAGCTACCGCCGGAACTAACTCGCCGCCCCGCGATCCGTCCTCATGCACCTCTCGGAGGCCACGTGGACCGACGCCGCCGACGCGGAGACGGACCTGGCCCTGCTGCCCGTCGGCAGCACCGAACAGCACGGCCCCCACGCCCCGCTGGGGACCGACGTGGAGACGGCGAAGGCGGTCGCCGACGCCGCGGGCGACGCCTACGACGGCGAGGTGGTCGTCGCACCCTCGATCCCCGTGGGGATCGCGGAGGAACACCGCCAGTTCTCGGGGACGCTGTGGGTGAGCCCCGACACTTTTCGCTCCTACGTCCGCGAGACGGTCGCGAGCCTCGCCTCTCACGGCTGGGATCGCGTCGTCGTCGTCAACGGCCACGGCGGCAACGTCCCCGCGTTGGGCGAGGTCTGTGAGACGATCAGCCGCCACGACGCGGCCTACGCCGTTCCCTTCACCTGGTTCGAGGGCGTCGGCGAGCACAGGAGCGATATGGGCCACGGCGGCCCGCTCGAGACGGCGCTGTTGCGCCACGTCGCGCCCGACCTCGTTCGCGAGGACCGGATCGAGGACGCTCGGGAAGGCGCCGCCCCGCGCTGGGGCGAGTGGGTCTCGCGGGTGAACCTCGCGGTCGACTCGGCGGAGTTCACCGAGAACGGCGTCGTCGGCGATCCCGGGGAGGGGTCGAGAGAACGCGGCGAGGAACTGCTCGCGCTCGCGAGCGCGGCGCTCGTCGAACTCCTGGAGGCGATCGAGGCACGCGATCTCGGCGCGCTGGGACGCTGATCACTCCTCGGTCTCGTCGTCTCCGTCCTCGTCGGCTTCGCTCTCGTCGCCATCCCCCCCTTCGCCGGTCCCCGTCTCCTCCAGTTCGCCGCGGAGTTCGGGGACGGTGCGTGCGAGCTCGCCGACCTGCTCGCGGGCGGCCTCGACCGTCTCGATGAGTTCTGCGAGGTCGTCGAGTTCCTCCTCCAAGGCGTCCGGGTCCTCGAAGGCGTCGGCGCGCTCGCCGACCATGAACCACTTGCGGGCGTCGCGCAGATGGTCGGCGGCCTCGCCCACGTCGAGCGAGGACTTGAGCGAGTTGAGCACGCCGAGGGTGTTCTCGGCGCCGGTCTCCCAGATCGCGTCGGCCGCGGGGAGTTCGCTGCGGGCGGCCGCCACGTTCTCCTCGACGTCCGCGCGGATCTCGCTCGCGGCCTCGCCGAGCAGTTCGTCGTCGTCGAGCGTCGACTGGCTCATGGCGGTGGGTTCGACCCGAACTGTTTTAAGAGTGACCCGACCGCGAGGCGGAAGTGAAACTCACTCGCGCTCGACGCGTTCGACGCGCATCCGGGGGTAGCCCTCCTCGAGTTCCATCCTCGTGCGGGCCGTGATCCCCTCGTAGACCACCGTGATCTCGGCGTCCATCAACGGGCCCCGGAGTTCGGTGTAGCCGATCGCGGGGTCGATGGCGTCGTCGAGTCGGTCCTCGCGGATCGTCACCGAGGCCTCGACGCAGTGGGGCTGGTTCTCGATGGCCTCCTCCATGGCGCGTTCGAGGCCGGGAGCGCTCTCGCGGTCGACGGGCGTGCCGGTGAACTGGTGATAGAGCGTGCCGAACTTGATCCCGGCCTCGAAACAGGCGACCTCGCTGTCGGTCGGCATACCGGAGCGTGGTGGGGTCGGGGAAAGGCGCTTTCGGTGCGCGGGTGGGCCACGGTGTCACGAAGCCCCTATAGGCGCTCGGTTCGTTTTTCCGGTATGGACTACAGCGCGAGCCTCGACAGGGCGATGGACGAGGTCCCCGACATCAAAGGCAAGAGCGAACGGCTCTCGATCCCCGACGCTCAGGCCCAGAAGGACGGCGCGTTCACCCGACTCACGAACCTCGGTGAGATCGCCGACACCCTCAACCGGGAGGCGGAACACCTCCACCGGTTCATCCAGCGCGAACTCGGCACCAGCGGGAAGTTCGAGAACGGCCGCGGGCGGTACAACGGCAACTTCGGCGGCGAGGAGTTCGACGCCGCCGTCTCGAGCTACGTCGAGGAGTACGTCCGGTGTTCCGAGTGTGGCCTGCCCGACACGCGACTCGTCCGCGAGGACCGCACGCCCATGCTCCGGTGTGACGCGTGTGGGGCGTTCCGC from Halalkalicoccus sp. NIPERK01 harbors:
- a CDS encoding ABC transporter ATP-binding protein, with the protein product MAVHDAEDDPFAEQRATVDDSIRRLFREYGLDNAFEYAVGILASLLARLLDLIPPLMLGLAIDSIFLQEQAFSLRFVPDAWLPTTQEGQFALTVGIIAGSFLLGAVFHWLRNWGWNAAAQNVTHEIRVDTYDKMQRLGMEFFSDKQTGELMSILSNDVNQLERFLNDGLNSASRLLVMVVAIAAILFTLNPQLALVALVPVPLIAAFTYAFVTIIRPKYAKMRATVGALNSRLENNLGGIQVIKSSNTERYEDDRVDDASMEYYDANWDAIWTRIKFFPTLQAISGIGFVLTFLVGGYWIFAGAPGPLSGTLSVGDFVVFITLTQQLIWPMAQFGQIINMYQRADASSARIFGLMDEPGVLAEDADTDLVVEEGRVEYDGVTFGYDEEPIVEGIDFTVEPGETAALVGPTGAGKSTVLKLLLRMYDVDEGTIRIDGQDVREVSLRSLRQSIGYVSQDTFLFYGTVRENIAYGTFTADDEAIVEAAKAAEAHEFIADLPEGYDTMVGERGVKLSGGQRQRISIARAILKDPAILVLDEATSDVDTETEMLIQRSLDELTEDRTTFAIAHRLSTIKDAEGIVVLEDGRIVERGTHDELLENGGLYAHLWGVQAGEIDELPQEFIERAAKRQARTEAGDD
- a CDS encoding translation initiation factor IF-2 subunit beta, with the protein product MDYSASLDRAMDEVPDIKGKSERLSIPDAQAQKDGAFTRLTNLGEIADTLNREAEHLHRFIQRELGTSGKFENGRGRYNGNFGGEEFDAAVSSYVEEYVRCSECGLPDTRLVREDRTPMLRCDACGAFRPVTKRRQTSQTQQREAVEEGQTYEVKITGTGRKGDGVAERGKYTIFVPGASEGDVVTIYIENISGNLAFARVSQ
- a CDS encoding dihydroneopterin aldolase family protein; the protein is MPTDSEVACFEAGIKFGTLYHQFTGTPVDRESAPGLERAMEEAIENQPHCVEASVTIREDRLDDAIDPAIGYTELRGPLMDAEITVVYEGITARTRMELEEGYPRMRVERVERE
- a CDS encoding DUF192 domain-containing protein, which encodes MASRRLPLALAVVLVGALVLTLAYQLGALAVVTGSEETATVTITDREGGTLATVEAEVADTPPERYTGLSDHDSLGSDEGMLFVFERESTQSFVMRDMAFPIDMIFVGEDGTVTEIHEAPVEEGSDTRSYRGEAKWVLEVDYGYAAENGITEGDRVEIEY
- a CDS encoding creatininase family protein, translated to MHLSEATWTDAADAETDLALLPVGSTEQHGPHAPLGTDVETAKAVADAAGDAYDGEVVVAPSIPVGIAEEHRQFSGTLWVSPDTFRSYVRETVASLASHGWDRVVVVNGHGGNVPALGEVCETISRHDAAYAVPFTWFEGVGEHRSDMGHGGPLETALLRHVAPDLVREDRIEDAREGAAPRWGEWVSRVNLAVDSAEFTENGVVGDPGEGSRERGEELLALASAALVELLEAIEARDLGALGR
- a CDS encoding DUF5790 family protein → MSQSTLDDDELLGEAASEIRADVEENVAAARSELPAADAIWETGAENTLGVLNSLKSSLDVGEAADHLRDARKWFMVGERADAFEDPDALEEELDDLAELIETVEAAREQVGELARTVPELRGELEETGTGEGGDGDESEADEDGDDETEE